Within Vicia villosa cultivar HV-30 ecotype Madison, WI unplaced genomic scaffold, Vvil1.0 ctg.000352F_1_1_1, whole genome shotgun sequence, the genomic segment taacataattaattaaatgaatgaTTTAATGGTGGAAGCGACATTAATGGAGTGTTGGAGATCGAAGAGGAGAAATTTTGGGAGTATGAGTTCCCAACATTCATACTCTTGGATACGTAGTTCAGAAGTATCACAAAGTCGTGGAATCGAGGTGTTATAGTCAATATTCCGCATAGAATAATAGGTTATAAGGTCGTTCAAAACAGACTCCATCATATGTTGGTTAGAAGAGGAGTTCAAAATATAGTGGATCTAGGGAAATAATACTACCTAGTCACTGTTACAAGTAAAGAGGATCAACATTCATCTTTAATGGAAGGTTTATGGTTAATATGTGATCAGTACCCTTTGTAAGGGAATGTAGCATCAATTTTTGTCATTCAGGTGATGTTATCGAACAAATTATTGTATGGGCCAAGATCTCTAGATTACCAATAAAGTATTATGACGATTCAATCCTTAATTTCATTGGTTATTGCATAGGTACGAAGGTCAAAGTCGATAAAAATAAACTCACAAGGGATAAAGGTAAGTATGTTGGGTTGAGCATTCAAGTTGATATGAATAAACATCTTTTGGAAACAATCTCTATCAAAGGCATACACTATAAGGTAGATTTTGAAGGATTATATCCTTTATGCCTAACTTGTAGTAGTTTGGAAGCTACATAGAAAGATGTGCGGAGAAAAGAGAATATATGATATAGAGGAGTAGAGTAGAATACGAGGGAGAAAGTGTGAGGCGAGGAGGTAAGGAGAAAATAGCAACAGAAACTACAGGACCATGGATTGTAGTTCAAAAGACGTGGAGACAATGAAAACACAAACAAGAAATTGGGAACGGCAAAAAACGACAAATGGGAAAGGAGCTCCAGTGGATAAAGGTGCAATAAATGCAAGTGAGAAAATTAACGGATCCCAATTTATTTTTCTTAGAGAGGAAaacattaattttattattgatgagCAAGATCCTACCATTGAGGAAAGTAATGTAAAACAAAAACACATGCTAGTGTGTTGGCGAGGAGGAGAATATGAAAATTCTGAATAAGATAATAGAAGTGAAACACAtgattctataaaaaaaataaaaaactaatagtCCAAATTTGGTGTAAGAGTGAGATGTGGAGAAGGAACCTTTTTCTATGATGTTTCTCCCTGAGATATGTGCTCCATTTATTTAGTAGATCATGCAGGGATTTCCTATAGTATGATTGTTAGAGTGTAGTATTCTTCTTTTGTTTTGGGCTTAGGACCTCTTGGATCAAAAAGAAATGTATAGAAATAAGCTCAACCAAAtcatttcttccatttttttacTTTCAAATTCCACGTTTTAGGATTGAGAAAATTCGTTAAGGCCAAATTGTTTTAATTGTCCCTCCAATAAACCCTCTAAGATTAATGTTCATCTAGTCTATTTATGATTTACATCATTTTGCCACCATATTTTTGTTGTAGTTGTTTTAAacatttttctataattttttttggtatagtggttttaaacatttttttactacattacaaattatattatatatactcAATTGAATTATATCACATTAATTTAATTAAGGATGTTGGAAAAGGCTTAGAAGACAAGAGAACTAGAAAGGGTGGAATGAATTTTCAATTGAGTATTACCATATTAGTTTGGTTGATAATGTCATTAGCATTATATGTCACATCTTAACCTGGAGTTTTCTATACAAGACAATATGACACACCTAATGAAGAATAACCAACGTAAGATCATACCATATTTTATAACTAGTGTTACATATGAGAGATGGTGGAATATAATTGAAAGCTAAGAATCACTCGTATAACCGCTTCATCTACTGAAAAGCCTTAGCAAAAATCAGACGCTCATAGTGTAACACCCTAAACCCCGAATCTTAATTTAAAAGAATAATCAACACTTTAGGATGTTACTCAAAACAAAACATTCATATATCTCAATCAATTCACATACTCCCAACGGAACTTCAAATAATAACATAACTTCATTAATCTCTTCAACTGAAATTCTTAATGAAAATAACATGATCCAAAATCATTAactcaaaaacaaataaaatgcaTCATTCccaatgttacatatcagagcataaccaaactaaatttaaataaataataaaataacgaACAAAGTTCCAAAATACATCTTCCAAATCTCAGTGGAACTTACTCCTCTTGAGTATTTGTACAACATTATATCGAgcaacacaaaacaaacaagaaaAGGGTGAGAATACACTTTAATATATTAATAGTGTACAAGAATGCAAGGATAGATTATCACAAAAACAACGACACACATTCATTTACACAACAACCCACAAGTATGATCAACTTCACATAGCCTTTATGTATGCATCACAACtcgactctatgcatgtggtaccagttGGACATCAGAGATTTGTTACTGATTTTGTCCACTCAACAATGGTTatgtgtgagattttggatcgaactctagtatctcGATAGGGATATTTTCTTGGTTTGACATAGTTTAAACATGTTGTCGACGTTTGTTCACATGTTGATCTCGAAATTATGTATGTTGTAGTAAAAAATTATTCTAGCATCGGTAGTCGATAATGCTAGGATTATTAGCATGTCAAATTCGGACTATTTGTTTAGCCCAaatgtttaagttagcttgtcgCTTGAGTTAGCTGAGTAGTCTATAAATAGACTAGTTCTATCAGGATGTTGAGAGAGGTTGCTTGTTATTATTCACTTGTAATCTATAAACCCTAATAGAGAAAGTGAATAGAaaaacaattacaaccaagcttaatatttcttcttcttcttctctcttcttAATTTTTACATTAGTCATGGCACTATCATAATGGATTAAGACAACATGCATTGGTTTTTCTAAAAAGGAAATCTCTATTATTAATCATCTCAACTTTTCTAATTCTTTGATACCGATTGTAAGAGATATCATTTATGAATCTATAATGGATTAAACAAGAATCATTTATTTCTTAAACTTCAATGAGACCGGTCCTCCATCTATTTTGAAGATTTAATCTCTATTTGCTTTGGAATCATTTGATAAGATGAGCGAGATACTTTTCATACTGTAACTTGAGGTTCAGGATCCTCTTAAGGTACCTCATGATGTTCTAAATAGTATGCCAATTATTTATACTAAGTCTATTGATAAACCTGCACAACGATCCTATGATATAAACAATATTGGGTATAGCATAATCAAAAGCATACCCGACAGTTCTAATGATGCTTGTATATTCATATTGTCAAATGTTACCACCAGTGTTCTAGAAGAATTTAACACTTGTATTATATGTAGTGAAAGCATATTTATAATGAAAGTATTTATATTTATGACTTAGAGAAGGCGTTTGATATAGTGCCTAGAGATATTTTGTAGAAAATCCTAGAGAATAAAGGGGTTAAGATTGCATACATTCGAGCTATACAAGATATGCATGAAACGGTATTGACTAATGTGTGGATACAGGGTGGAGAAGTAGAAGATTTTCCTATTACAATAGGTTTCGATCAAGATTCAACCTAAGTACATAtctttttactttaattttggaTGTACTCACGGAACACATCCAAGAGCTAGCACCAAGATGCATGCTTCTTGCACATGATACAGTCTTACTTGGAGAGTCGCAAGAGGAATAGAAATGAAAGGTTAAAGACTTGGGAACAATTGTAGAAATACATGGCTTTCGCATGACTAGAAGTAAGACAGGGTATACAAAATGTTAGTTCAGCAAAAAGATTAGTGTTTCTAATGTAAAGGTGAAAGTTTGGTACTTTATCATCTCAGAAGTCACGGGGTTTAAATATATCAGCCCAGTAATATAAAATGATTGAAAAAAGATGGGAATATAAACCATTGAATTCAACCCGAGTGGTTGAAATAGAAGAAAACCTCATGTATTTTATCTGACATAAAGATACCATTAAAGTTGAAGTACAAATTTTATCGAAATGCAGTGAGACATGCGATGTTGTACAAGACAAAAATGTTGGACGATTAAaaatcaacacgagaataaagtaagACTAGAAGAGATGAGGATGCTGTAATTTATGTGCGATAAGACTAGACAAGATAATATTATAAATGATAATATCAGAGAGGGTGTTGGGATAACACTTATAGTTGAAAAGATAGTGGAAATAGACTTAGATGATTTCGATCTGTAGATACAAGGCCAGTAGATTATGTGGTAAGGAGAATATATCATTGGAGAGGAGTCAAACTACTAGATTTAGAGGAAGATCTAGAAAAAACTATAaaagaagttattaagaaagatctcgagattaacaaTTTGGATAAAAGTATGATACTTGTTATGGGTCGGCCCTAAAGCGTTAGGTTTGGAGAGGCCCAATTCCTGTCATCTTATAAATCTTATTATTGGAATAAAAACATGTACGATTGTTTCACTCATAACTTACTTTGTTTTCATTATTCAAAACGGACTTgagcgttggagtgctaaccttgtaAGTCCACCACCGCACTAGAGTAGTGTGCCTCACCTCGTCGTGAAGTTGCACCAATCATTTTGGTTCCAACACAGAACAATGACTTTGTTTGTGGGAGCATTACTAGATATAACATTATGGTGTAAATTGATCCATGTAGGCATGTAGCCGATCCCACTTAGCGGGATAagacattgttgttgttgtaatatctttTCAGCTATGTAAGACTGATCCAAAAAAATTCCTTTATGTGGCCTAATCATCTTATACGAAGGATTACAATCATTTCTCTAAGGTCTTTCATATTGAAACAATTACACAACAACGATTTCATATTATCTACGATATGAATGTTAGAATCAAATATGTACAAATGTCATTTTAAGACGTGTAGTCAATATGATTGTCACACCCAATTATAATTTGCTCAGCCACTATTAATTGATATGTCACTCAATCAAGACTGATAGTTTAGAATGAAAtgacaattttaaattttattatctttttaaaaaattagtttctagtataaaaaaaatagaattaataCCAATGAAATAGGATTAATTTCATTGACATCGCTCCTCCGTCGCCAAAACTTTTATACCCAACCCAAAAAGACTATCTCAACCTTATGAACACTCCGAAAGATGGGAAAGTTGTCAAATCCCAATTTTAAAGAATTTGTATCCACAATTCAACTTGAGCACATGCTTGTTCCTaagttttttcaattaaatatccACATTTGAACTTTATCACGAGTTTTCACAATTCCAACATTAACATGTTCCAAATGTATGTTCCAAATGTTTGAGGTAACAACCTATTATACATAAACATGCAATATTAGCCATTACTAAGTACAATTGTTTTTTTGCTAGATCCACCCCATAGATATTGCATTTTGTGTTAGCCCAAAATTCAAGCCTGCTTTAATTCAATCTTGCATGTTTTCATtcatacaaaaaataaataaataatttagctAAGAGAAGAGATAATCATGAAACTAAATACATTGGTTATCGAACCAATATCAATATCAGCAAAATCAAAATAACAATGTTAACATCACTATATAGTTAAAAATCTCCATCTCTGAAAGACTTTTGTAGCATCACATGTGCAATAGGGTCTCTCTTCACCTTCCATTTCTTGAACTGTTTAGAAGCAGCTTTCAATGCCCTGCCCCATCGCTGGATCATAAAGCAACCACAATTTATTACCAACAAATACATCAAATTCAAACAACGTCTTAAAGTCAAATTTACTAACTTCAAACtttgagtaaaaaaaaaaaaagttttgatgaATACCCACTTTCAGATTTCTAAACTGTATCACAAATAAACAAACACAACAAAGAAATACCTTATTATTGATGATGGGGTTCCAAGCACATTTGACCCTTGAAGGTGTTGGTGAGAAATCAGAACCCATCTTCTTGCTGTTATTAACTTTCTTAATGAAACTAAATTTGAGATTGAAGGAGCTAGAACTGAATTTCTTTCTAACCTTAGAACCAACCTTGTTGACACTGCATCTAGCTCCTAAGGCCAAATCATAGGAAAGTTTCTTCGGAGTGATGAGATCCAAATCCATGGGAGAGTAGGGCCTAGAAACCAAAGGGGACCAGATTGTGCTTTGAGAGTAGTCAAAGTCATAAGCAGAGTTATCTGGGAATTTGCAGAGAAGCTCTAAGGACATGAATGGCTCTAAGTACTCGACAACCTTTGTAGTGTTCAGCAACAAtggttgttgttcttcttcttcttctggtaCTTGGGGTACCTCTGGTTGTTGTTCTTTTGCGGATTTCATTGCCAAATCAGAGTGACCGTTTGGTTAGTTACTTTTCTATAAACACTCTGTTTTGGTTGGATTGGGGTTGCATTGTAGAATAGAAAAGGTGGAGAGAGAAATAAACGACAAGAAAAGTAGCCGTTGTCGCAAATTGTAAATCAAATTGTGTTAAATATCATAAGATAATTATTTTTAGTACAAACATGCAATTATTATTAAtagattaattatataaaaacattttatattaaatttatacatATTCAAGTATGTGGGAATAGTTCATCTGATATTTATTGGTTGTCATAAACGGATACGAACAGTTGGTTCAACATCAACCATTACCAactgcattttttaatatttttttgtattgtaCTAAATATAAATTAACAACTATAGACTATATGAATTGTGTATTTAATTTACGTGTGGTGAtatttagtaaaaataaaatttagaagaAGGAAAGAATGATGACTACTTGTTGTATAATTAGTTAGTCAAATGATACGGAAACGTAGAAGAGtgggaaaataaattttgtattatttgGTTTTAACTTGGCGTACTAAAAAGtatttttattagtttatatactttttttatgtaaaaa encodes:
- the LOC131627215 gene encoding uncharacterized protein LOC131627215 — encoded protein: MKSAKEQQPEVPQVPEEEEEQQPLLLNTTKVVEYLEPFMSLELLCKFPDNSAYDFDYSQSTIWSPLVSRPYSPMDLDLITPKKLSYDLALGARCSVNKVGSKVRKKFSSSSFNLKFSFIKKVNNSKKMGSDFSPTPSRVKCAWNPIINNKRWGRALKAASKQFKKWKVKRDPIAHVMLQKSFRDGDF